GATTACAACGCGCTGATCGCCGATGAGACGTTCACCCTCTGGTGCGATGCCCTTTACCGCCCATTGCACGCAGCGCCCTGGCGCTCACTGACCGGCGAGGAATCGCACTGATGACCGCGACGCTACCCCTGGCCCTGGCGTTTCCGCTGCGTGGCAGCCAACTGATCGAAGCCAGTGCCGGCACCGGCAAAACCTTCACTATCTCTGCGCTGTACCTGCGTTTGGTGCTGGGTCATGGCGACGCCAGCAGCGGCTTTGGCCGTGAATTGCTGCCGCCACAGATCCTCGTGGTGACCTTCACTGACGCCGCCACCAAGGAACTGCGCGAGCGGATTCGCACCCGGCTGGCGGAGGCGGCGCGCTATTTTCGTGACGAGACGCCCGCCCCCGATAGCCTGATTGCCGACCTGCGCGACGAGTACGAAGCGCAGCACTGGCCTGGCTGCGCCAACCGGCTGGACATCGCCGCACAGTGGATGGATGAAGCCGCCGTTTCGACGATTCACAGTTGGTGCCAGCGTATGCTGCGCGAACATGCTTTCGACAGCGGCAGCCTGTTCACTCAATCGCTGGAGACCGATCACAGCGATTTGCTCGGCGAAGTGGTGCGTGATTACTGGCGCCTGTATTGCTACCCGATGCAGGGCGATGCGCTGAACTGGGTGCGCAGCCATTGGGGCGGCCCGGCTGCCTTATTGAGTCGCGTGCGCGGTTTGTTCGACAGTGAGCGCGACGGCGTCGCAGGACGCGACCCTGCGGAATTGATCGACGAATGCCTGCAGCAGCGCCGCGAGGCCCTGATCTCCTTGAAGGCGCCCTGGATCGACTGGGCCCAGGAGTTGCGCGCGATCTGCCTGCAAGGCATCGCTGACAAGGCCGTCGACGGACGCAAGATGCAAGCGCGCTACTGCGAGCCCTGGTTCGAGAAAATTAGCGCCTGGGCCGCAGATGAAAGCCTCGAAGAATTGGACATCGGGACGGGTTTCACCCGTCTGACCCCTGACGGCATGGCCGAGGCCTGGAAAGGTCCAGCCCCGGACCATCCGGGGCTGGAAGCGATGGTCGGACTCAAGGCGCGCCTCGATGCGCTGCCGACCCCCGACGCGGCGGTGCTCAAGCATGCCGCGCAGTGGATCGGCGCGCGCTTTGAGGAAGAGAAGCGCCGGCGTGCGGAAATGGGCTTTGACGACATGCTGCTGCGCCTGCGTGCGGCGTTGCAGGCCGAAGGCGGAGAGCGTCTGGCGAGCCTGATCCGCGAGCAGTTTCCGGTGGCGCTGATCGACGAGTTCCAGGACACCGACCCGGTGCAGTACCGAATCTTCGAGAGCATTTACCGTATCGAGGACAACAACCCCGAATGCGGGCTGTTCCTGATCGGCGATCCGAAGCAGGCGATCTACGCCTTTCGCGGTGCCGATATCTACACTTACCTGCGCGCCCGCCAGGCCACCAGCGGTCGACTGCACACCCTGGGAACCAACTTCCGTTCCAGCCACGGCATGGTCGAGGCGGTGAACCACGTGTTCCATAGCGCCGAAGTGCGTGAGCAGGGGCGTGGTGCGTTCCTGTTCCGCGAACCGGATGGCGTCAACCCGGTGCCCTTTGCCCCGGTGCAATCCCAGGGTCGCAAGGAGGTTCTGCAGATCAATGGCGCGGTCACACCGGCGCTGAACATCTGGCATCTGGCAAGTGAGCAAGCGCTGTCCGGCGCGGTCTATCGTCAACAACTGGCCGCGGCCTGTGCCAGTGAAATCACCGCGTTGCTCAACGCTGGTCAGCAGGGCCAAGCCGGTTTTGTCCGTGACACGCAAGCGCTCAAGGGCTTGCTGCCGGCAGACATCGCGATCCTGGTGCGCGACGGCAAGGAAGCTCAGGCGGTGCGCAGCGAGTTGTCGGCGCGTGGGGTGCGTAGTGTCTATCTGTCGGACAAGGATTCGGTGTTCGCCGCCCAGGAGGCCCATGACCTGCTGAGTTGGCTCAAGGCGTGCGCGGAGCCCGATGTCGAGCGACCATTACGCGCGGCCCTGGCGAGCATCACCTTGAACCTGTCGCTGGTTGAACTGGAACGCTTGAATCAGGACGAACTGGCCTGGGAATCCCGGGTCATGCAATTCCGTGAATATCGCAGCCTGTGGCGCAGCCAGGGTGTGCTGCCGATGTTGCGCCGCCTGCTGCATGACTTCCGCTTGCCCCAGGCACTGATCGCGCGCAGCGATGGCGAGCGGGTGCTGACCAACCTGTTGCACCTCTCGGAGCTGCTGCAACAGGCCGCCGCCGAACTGGATGGCGAACAGGCGCTGATCCGTCATTTGTCCGAGCACCTGGCGTTGTCCGGGCAAGCCGGTGAAGAGCAGATCCTGCGTCTGGAAAGTGACGAGCAATTGGTCAAGGTGGTGACTATCCACAAGTCCAAGGGCCTCGAATACCCACTGGTATTCCTGCCGTTCATTTGTTCGGCCAAGCCGGTGGATGGCAGTCGCCTGCCGCTGCATTACCACGATGAACAGGGCAAGGCTCAGGTCAGCCTGAACCCGACGCCTGAGCTGATTGCCCTGGCCGACCATGAGCGCCTCGCCGAAGACCTGCGCCTGCTCTACGTGGCCTTGACCCGCGCCCAGCATGCCTGCTGGCTGGGTGTCGCCGACCTCAAGCGCGGCAACAGCAACAGCTCGGTGCTGCACCTGTCGGCGTTGGGCTATGTGCTCGGCGGCGGCCAGGTGTTGGCCGAGTCGGCGCAGTTGCAGCGCTGGCTGCTGGACCAGCAGCAAGGCTGCGCCGCCGTGCACCAGGAGCCGCTGCCCATCGCCACGGCCGAGCGCTACCAGCCGCCGCGCAACACCGCGCAGTTGCTGGCGCCTTTGCTGCCGACACGGCGTGCTGCGGAAAACTGGTGGATTGCCTCCTATAGCGCACTGCGCATCAGCGACAGCCTGGCCCCGGGCAGTGACGAAGCACCGGAAAGCCCGCAGGCGCAGAAACTCTTCGATGACGAGCGACTCGACCCCGATGCGCCCCGTGAAATGCTTGCCAGCGGCGGCGATATCCACCGCTTTCCCCGGGGGCCGAACCCGGGAACCTTTCTTCACGGTCTACTGGAGTGGGCAGGTGAGGAGCGCTTCAGTGCCGAGCCGAAGCTGATCGAGGATGCGATTGCCCGGCGCTGCAACCGTCGCGGCTGGCAGGGCTGGATCACCACCCTGAGCGACTGGCTGCAGCACCTGGTCCAGCTACCGCTGCCGGTGGGTTACGAGCAACCGCCATTGGTGCTGGGGCAGTTGCGCGAGTACCGGGTCGAGATGGAATTCTGGTTCGCCAGCCACAAGGTCGATGTGCTCAAGCTCGATGAACTGGTGCGCCAGTACACCCACGCCGGCGTTGCCCGGGCGGGGGCCGAGTCGGTGCTACTCAATGGCATGTTCAAGGGGTTTATCGACTTGACCTTCGAGCACGCCGGTCGCTATTACGTGGCCGACTACAAATCAAACTGGCTGGGCGCCGATGATTCGGCGTACAGCGAGCAGGCCATGGAGCAGTCGATCCTCGACCATCGCTACGACCTGCAGTACGTCTTGTACCTGCTGGCCCTGCATCGTCAACTCAAGGCGCGGCTGGCCGACTACGACTACGACCGCCACGTCGGCGGTGCCCTTTACCTGTTCCTGCGCGGCACGCGCGCGGCGAGCCAGGGCGCCTATTTCGCCCGTCCGCCACGTGAGCTGATCGAACGCCTGGACCGGATGTTCCAGGGCCAACCAGAGCCCCGGGCCGAAGCCGCCTGGGTGCAGGGTGAACTGCTATGAAACGCTCCTTCGCTGACCTGTTACCCACGCCTTTGACCGACGACAGCCTGGCGCAACTGGCACCGCTGAGCAGCGCCCGGGATTTGTTGCTGCTGCTCGAACGCTGGGTCGAGCGCGGCTGGCTGCGGGCGCTGGACAAGGCCTTCGTCGGCTTCCTCCACGAGCGTGCCCCCGACGGCGATCCGCTGGTGCTGCTGGCGGCGGCGTTGACCAGCCACCAACTGGGCCACGGTCACGTCTGTCTTGATCTGTTCGAAACCCTCAAGGAGCCGGATTTCGCCCTGTCTCTGCCGCCGGAAGGCGATGCCCAGGCCGGCGCTCAGTTGCTGCCTTCGCAATTGCTCGAGGCGCTGGAAGGCGCGCACTGGTGCAAAGTCCTGGCGAGCAGCCCGCTGGTGGCGCTGGCCGTCGATGCCAGCGCCGAAGCCGCGCAACGGCCGCTGATCCTTTCCGGCAAGCGCCTGTACTTGCGGCGCTACTGGGCCTACGAACGACGCATCGATGATGCCTTGCGCCAGCGTCTCTCGGCCGCTGAGCCGACACCGCCTGACTTGGCCGAACGCCTCACCGGGCTGTTCGGCGCGGCGCGTGCCGGTGCGGCGATCGACTGGCAAAAGCTCGCCTGCGCCTTGGCCACCCGTGGTGCGTTCAGCATCATTACCGGCGGTCCGGGCACCGGCAAAACCACCACCGTGGTGCGTCTGCTGGCATTGCTCCAGGGGCCTGCCGTGGAAGCTGGCACGCCGTTGCGCATTCGCCTCGCCGCACCCACGGGCAAGGCTGCCGCACGCCTGACTGAGTCCATCAGCCAACAAGTGCGCACCCTTCAGGTCGCCGCCGAAGTCAAAGACAAGATCCCCAGCGACGTGACCACGGTTCACCGACTGTTGGGCAGCCGTCCCGGCACCCGGCATTTCCGCCATCACGCCGGCAATCGCCTGCCGCTGGATGTGCTGGTGGTCGACGAAGCGTCGATGATCGACCTGGAAATGATGGCCAATCTGCTCGACGCCTTGCCCACCCATGCGCGGCTGGTGCTGTTGGGCGATAAGGACCAGTTGGCCTCGGTGGAAGCCGGTGCCGTGCTTGGCGATCTGTGCCGCGATGCCGAAGCCGGCTGGTACAGCCCGCAGACCCGTGCCTGGCTGGAGGCAGTCAGCCAGGAGTCATTGGCCGACAGCGGCTTGCAGCAAGACCAGGACGGCAGTCACCCACTGGCCCAGCAAGTGGTGATGCTGCGTCACTCTCGGCGGTTTGGCGAAGGCAGCGGCATCGGCCAACTGGCGCGCTGGGTCAATCAGCAGCAGGCCGACGAAGCGCGCAAGTTGCTCGCCGCGCGCAGCCACGCCGATCTGTATTCGCTGGCGCTCAAGGGAGAACAGGACCGAGCGCTGGAGCGCCTGCTGTTGGACGGTCATGGCGAGGGGCCGCAAGGTTACCGGCATTACCTCAGTCGCCTGCGCAGCCAACGGCCATCGCCCCAGGCAGCGGCCGATGATCCGTGCTGGGTCGACTGGGCGCGGGATGTGCTGCAGGCCTTCGACGCATTCCAGTTGTTATGCGCGGTGCGCAAGGGCCCCTGGGGCGTCGAGGGGCTCAACCAGCGGATTACCGCAGCGCTGCTCAAAGCCCGGCTGATCGACAGCGATCAGCAATGGTACGAAGGCCGCCCGGTACTGATGACCCGCAACGACTACGGCCTGGGCCTGATGAATGGCGACATCGGCATCGCCCTCAAATTGCCCGAACGTGACGCTGAGCAAGCGGGGCGGCAGGTGCTGCGGGTGGCCTTCGCGCGCAACGATGGCCAGGGCGGCGTGCGCTTCGTCCTGCCAAGCCGGCTCAACGATGTGGAAACCGTGTACGCGATGACGGTGCACAAGTCCCAGGGTTCGGAATTTACTCACACCGCATTGATCCTCCCGGATGCGCTGAACCCGGTGCTGACCAAGGAGTTGATCTACACCGGCATCACCCGGGCCAAGGACTGGTTCAGCTTGATCGAGCCCCGTGGCGGCGTGTTCGAGGAGGCGGTCAAGCGCAAGGTCAAGCGTTTGAGCGGGCTGATGCTGGAGCTTCACTAAACAGCGGCGCCCGTGGGCTGGCCTCGCCGCTGTTTTGGCGCTGTGCTATCGTTGCGGCATCATTTCGCAACGATCAACGAGAATGCCTGAATGAAGCTGACTGTCTTGATGACAGCGTGCATGGTCAGCTGCAAGCGATGGCTGCTGGCAGGCATTCTCTGTTTGTTCAGCGTGGCGGCCTGCGCCGACTCGTCCGCTCCAGTGAGCATGGCCGAGCAGCGCGCGCTGGCGGTCACCCAAGTGGTACTCGGTATCCTCAGCTACGCCCGCTGGCCGGTAGAGCCTGCGCAACTGCGCCTGTGCGTGATCGGCCCCACCGAATACACCGACGACCTGGTCAAGGGCACGATTCAGGCCACCGGGCGTCCGGTAGTGGTGCGGCGTTTTCTCACCAGCCATCCGGCCATCGCCACCGACTGCGAGGCGGTGTACATCGGCAAACTTTCCCAGCCAGAGCGCGAAACGTTGTTCGCCTCCCTGAGCGGGCGTCCGGTGTTGAGCATCAGTGAAGCGGACGACGCCTGTACGGTCGGCAGCCTGTTCTGCCTGCGGGTCAGCGACGCCCATGTGGCGTTCGACGTCAATCTCGACTCGGTAGCGCGCAGCGGCGTGCGGATTCACCCGAGTGTCCTGCAACTCTCGCGTCGCAAAACGGCGGCGCCATGAGGCTATTCGACAAAGACGGGCGAGCTACCCTGCGTGCGGTCATTGGCCGCGGCAACCTGATGATTGCCTTGGTAGGCGTGACCATGACCAGCTTGAGCCTGACCCTGCTCGGCGTCCTGGCCTTGCGCGCCTACGCCGATCACAACCTGGAACTGATTGCCCGCTCGATCAATTACACCGTGGAAGCGGCGGTGGTGTTCAACGACAACGTGGCGGCGACCGAAGCGCTGGCGTTGATCGCTTCGACTGAAGAGGTGGCGGACGCCCAGGTGTTCGACAGACGAGGGCAGTTGCTGGCGCGCTGGCAGCGACCGGAAAACGGCTGGGTGTCACAGCTGGAAATGCAGTTGGCGCGAGCGGTGTTGGAAAAGCCCATGCGCTTGCCGATTGTCCACGAGGGCCATGAGGTCGGCAGCATTCTGGTGGTGGGCCACGGTGCCAGTCTGCTGCGCTTTCTGCTTAGCGGACTTGCCGGGATCATCGCCTGCGCCGCCCTCAGTGCCTGGGTTGCGCTGTACCTGGCGCGCCACCAGCTCAAGGGCATCACCGGTTCGTTGCGCCGACTCGCGCAGGTGGCGCATGCGGTGCGCAGCGAGCGGGCCTTCGACCAGCGTGTGCCGCCGGCGCGGATAGCCGAGCTGGACAGCCTGGGCAACGACTTCAAT
This region of Pseudomonas fluorescens genomic DNA includes:
- the recB gene encoding exodeoxyribonuclease V subunit beta encodes the protein MTATLPLALAFPLRGSQLIEASAGTGKTFTISALYLRLVLGHGDASSGFGRELLPPQILVVTFTDAATKELRERIRTRLAEAARYFRDETPAPDSLIADLRDEYEAQHWPGCANRLDIAAQWMDEAAVSTIHSWCQRMLREHAFDSGSLFTQSLETDHSDLLGEVVRDYWRLYCYPMQGDALNWVRSHWGGPAALLSRVRGLFDSERDGVAGRDPAELIDECLQQRREALISLKAPWIDWAQELRAICLQGIADKAVDGRKMQARYCEPWFEKISAWAADESLEELDIGTGFTRLTPDGMAEAWKGPAPDHPGLEAMVGLKARLDALPTPDAAVLKHAAQWIGARFEEEKRRRAEMGFDDMLLRLRAALQAEGGERLASLIREQFPVALIDEFQDTDPVQYRIFESIYRIEDNNPECGLFLIGDPKQAIYAFRGADIYTYLRARQATSGRLHTLGTNFRSSHGMVEAVNHVFHSAEVREQGRGAFLFREPDGVNPVPFAPVQSQGRKEVLQINGAVTPALNIWHLASEQALSGAVYRQQLAAACASEITALLNAGQQGQAGFVRDTQALKGLLPADIAILVRDGKEAQAVRSELSARGVRSVYLSDKDSVFAAQEAHDLLSWLKACAEPDVERPLRAALASITLNLSLVELERLNQDELAWESRVMQFREYRSLWRSQGVLPMLRRLLHDFRLPQALIARSDGERVLTNLLHLSELLQQAAAELDGEQALIRHLSEHLALSGQAGEEQILRLESDEQLVKVVTIHKSKGLEYPLVFLPFICSAKPVDGSRLPLHYHDEQGKAQVSLNPTPELIALADHERLAEDLRLLYVALTRAQHACWLGVADLKRGNSNSSVLHLSALGYVLGGGQVLAESAQLQRWLLDQQQGCAAVHQEPLPIATAERYQPPRNTAQLLAPLLPTRRAAENWWIASYSALRISDSLAPGSDEAPESPQAQKLFDDERLDPDAPREMLASGGDIHRFPRGPNPGTFLHGLLEWAGEERFSAEPKLIEDAIARRCNRRGWQGWITTLSDWLQHLVQLPLPVGYEQPPLVLGQLREYRVEMEFWFASHKVDVLKLDELVRQYTHAGVARAGAESVLLNGMFKGFIDLTFEHAGRYYVADYKSNWLGADDSAYSEQAMEQSILDHRYDLQYVLYLLALHRQLKARLADYDYDRHVGGALYLFLRGTRAASQGAYFARPPRELIERLDRMFQGQPEPRAEAAWVQGELL
- the recD gene encoding exodeoxyribonuclease V subunit alpha; this translates as MKRSFADLLPTPLTDDSLAQLAPLSSARDLLLLLERWVERGWLRALDKAFVGFLHERAPDGDPLVLLAAALTSHQLGHGHVCLDLFETLKEPDFALSLPPEGDAQAGAQLLPSQLLEALEGAHWCKVLASSPLVALAVDASAEAAQRPLILSGKRLYLRRYWAYERRIDDALRQRLSAAEPTPPDLAERLTGLFGAARAGAAIDWQKLACALATRGAFSIITGGPGTGKTTTVVRLLALLQGPAVEAGTPLRIRLAAPTGKAAARLTESISQQVRTLQVAAEVKDKIPSDVTTVHRLLGSRPGTRHFRHHAGNRLPLDVLVVDEASMIDLEMMANLLDALPTHARLVLLGDKDQLASVEAGAVLGDLCRDAEAGWYSPQTRAWLEAVSQESLADSGLQQDQDGSHPLAQQVVMLRHSRRFGEGSGIGQLARWVNQQQADEARKLLAARSHADLYSLALKGEQDRALERLLLDGHGEGPQGYRHYLSRLRSQRPSPQAAADDPCWVDWARDVLQAFDAFQLLCAVRKGPWGVEGLNQRITAALLKARLIDSDQQWYEGRPVLMTRNDYGLGLMNGDIGIALKLPERDAEQAGRQVLRVAFARNDGQGGVRFVLPSRLNDVETVYAMTVHKSQGSEFTHTALILPDALNPVLTKELIYTGITRAKDWFSLIEPRGGVFEEAVKRKVKRLSGLMLELH
- a CDS encoding YfiR family protein, translated to MKLTVLMTACMVSCKRWLLAGILCLFSVAACADSSAPVSMAEQRALAVTQVVLGILSYARWPVEPAQLRLCVIGPTEYTDDLVKGTIQATGRPVVVRRFLTSHPAIATDCEAVYIGKLSQPERETLFASLSGRPVLSISEADDACTVGSLFCLRVSDAHVAFDVNLDSVARSGVRIHPSVLQLSRRKTAAP
- a CDS encoding diguanylate cyclase domain-containing protein, whose product is MRLFDKDGRATLRAVIGRGNLMIALVGVTMTSLSLTLLGVLALRAYADHNLELIARSINYTVEAAVVFNDNVAATEALALIASTEEVADAQVFDRRGQLLARWQRPENGWVSQLEMQLARAVLEKPMRLPIVHEGHEVGSILVVGHGASLLRFLLSGLAGIIACAALSAWVALYLARHQLKGITGSLRRLAQVAHAVRSERAFDQRVPPARIAELDSLGNDFNALLDELESWQTHLQSENESLAHQASHDSLTGLPNRAFFEGRLMRSLRTAKKYDERLAVLFLDSDRFKDINDQYGHAAGDAVLTAVATRVRAQLREEDLVGRLGGDEFAVLLTPLHKVEDAERIADKIIASMQAPVQLADGQTVQTSLSVGIAIFPDHGATPGSLLHAADAAMYQAKRLSRGGQYTATSEHLAAPLKNRS